In the genome of Candidatus Microbacterium phytovorans, one region contains:
- a CDS encoding flagellar assembly protein FliW gives MSPLSFLAPPPGLAPHVAFALEPVEAAEGLFTLTAVADPEVRLFAVDPATVMPDYAPVLSDEQAESLALESPDDATLFVVAQLTDEGIGVNLLAPVVVNHRTGSAAQVILEGQDLPVRALLR, from the coding sequence ATGAGTCCGCTCTCCTTCCTCGCCCCGCCGCCCGGACTCGCCCCGCACGTGGCGTTCGCGCTCGAGCCCGTCGAGGCCGCCGAGGGTCTATTCACGCTCACGGCCGTCGCCGACCCGGAGGTGCGGCTGTTCGCGGTCGACCCGGCCACGGTGATGCCCGACTACGCACCCGTGCTGAGCGACGAGCAGGCCGAGAGCCTCGCGCTGGAGTCGCCCGACGATGCGACGCTCTTCGTGGTGGCCCAGCTCACCGACGAGGGCATCGGCGTGAACCTGCTCGCCCCGGTTGTGGTCAATCACCGCACGGGGAGCGCCGCGCAGGTCATCCTCGAAGGTCAGGACCTCCCGGTCCGCGCCCTGCTGCGCTGA
- the flgL gene encoding flagellar hook-associated protein FlgL, translating into MITRVTTQAMTQTALRNLQSGLDTLSRLQDQATSQRAFAVPSDDPAAAARTLDLHAAQRRTAQYTRNIDDGLAWLTTVDNVLTASTGLLSRARDLTAQGANSGALDATALEAIAVELEGIRAELLAQANTKVLGRSVFAGTADGPAFAADYSFSGVAGGEVHRRISDGETVRVDANGAEAFGEGADSVFAVIDAVVADLRSGQNVGARLAEIDAHRNTMLGVQGTVGARQNQVLRAKEAVMDATVSLEAQRAAVEDVDTVEVLVQLRAQELVYQSALSVTARVLQPTLLDFLA; encoded by the coding sequence ATGATCACCCGAGTCACCACGCAGGCGATGACGCAGACCGCCCTGCGCAACCTGCAGTCCGGGCTCGACACGCTGTCGCGGCTGCAGGACCAGGCGACCTCGCAGCGGGCATTCGCGGTGCCGTCCGACGATCCCGCCGCCGCAGCCCGCACCCTCGACCTCCATGCCGCCCAGCGCCGCACCGCGCAGTACACGCGCAACATCGACGACGGCCTCGCCTGGCTCACCACCGTCGACAATGTGCTGACGGCATCCACGGGTCTCCTCTCGCGGGCGCGCGACCTCACGGCGCAGGGCGCGAACTCGGGAGCCCTGGATGCCACGGCTCTCGAAGCGATCGCCGTTGAGCTGGAGGGCATCCGCGCGGAACTGCTCGCCCAGGCCAACACGAAGGTGCTGGGCCGTTCGGTGTTCGCCGGCACCGCCGACGGACCCGCCTTCGCGGCCGACTACTCCTTCTCGGGCGTCGCCGGCGGCGAAGTGCACCGTCGCATCTCCGACGGCGAGACGGTCCGTGTCGACGCGAACGGGGCGGAGGCGTTCGGCGAGGGCGCCGACTCGGTGTTCGCCGTCATCGACGCGGTCGTCGCCGACCTCCGCTCGGGCCAGAACGTGGGCGCCCGCCTCGCCGAGATCGACGCCCACCGGAACACTATGCTCGGGGTGCAGGGCACCGTCGGCGCCCGTCAGAACCAGGTGCTGCGAGCGAAGGAGGCCGTCATGGATGCCACCGTGTCGCTCGAAGCGCAACGCGCCGCCGTCGAGGACGTCGACACCGTCGAGGTGCTCGTGCAGCTGCGTGCGCAGGAGCTGGTGTATCAATCCGCGCTGTCGGTGACGGCCCGCGTGCTGCAGCCGACCCTGCTGGACTTCCTCGCATGA